One part of the Dyadobacter sp. 676 genome encodes these proteins:
- the guaB gene encoding IMP dehydrogenase, translating to MSTDPSKVLFEALTYDDVLLIPGYSEVLPRDTTTKTKLTRNIELNIPIVSAAMDTVTEFELAIAMAQEGGIGIIHKNMSLEAQAEQVRKVKRSESGMILDPITLSDTATLGDAHQIMREFKIGGIPVIDKDHKLIGILTNRDLRFEREMSKPVTEIMTKDNLVTASEGLSLDDAEQILQEFKIEKLPIVDADYRLTGLITYKDIMKRKSHPNACKDEYGRLRVGAAVGVTPDLLKRVEALVKAGVDVVSLDTAHGHSKGVIDALKSIKAQFPKLDVIAGNVATGDAAKALAEAGADAVKVGVGPGSICTTRIIAGIGVPQLTAVMWAADALKGTGVPVIADGGIRFSGDMTKALAGGASTIMIGSMLAGSDEAPGEIVIYEGRKFKAYRGMGSVEAMEDGSKDRYFQDAEDDVKKLVPEGIVGRVPFKGKVSEIIYQMVGGLKAGMGYCGAGDIEALQKAQFVKITSAGVKESHPHDIMIQKEAPNYSRS from the coding sequence ATGAGCACAGACCCATCCAAAGTCCTCTTCGAGGCGCTTACCTACGACGACGTTCTGTTAATCCCCGGTTATTCAGAAGTCCTGCCTCGCGACACAACAACAAAAACCAAGCTTACCCGTAACATCGAGTTGAACATTCCCATTGTTTCGGCTGCCATGGATACGGTGACAGAATTTGAACTGGCCATTGCCATGGCCCAGGAAGGCGGTATTGGAATAATCCATAAAAATATGTCCCTGGAAGCGCAGGCTGAACAGGTGAGAAAGGTGAAGCGCTCCGAAAGCGGAATGATCCTCGATCCGATCACGCTTTCTGATACGGCGACCCTCGGCGACGCGCACCAGATCATGCGCGAATTCAAAATCGGTGGTATTCCGGTAATCGACAAGGATCACAAACTGATCGGTATCCTCACCAACCGGGATCTTCGTTTCGAACGCGAAATGAGCAAGCCGGTAACCGAGATCATGACGAAGGATAACCTCGTTACGGCCTCCGAAGGGTTGTCGCTCGATGATGCCGAACAAATTCTTCAGGAATTTAAAATTGAGAAGTTGCCGATCGTCGATGCGGATTATCGGTTGACGGGGTTGATTACGTATAAAGACATCATGAAGCGTAAATCGCACCCGAACGCATGCAAGGACGAGTACGGTCGCCTTCGCGTAGGTGCGGCCGTAGGTGTTACGCCCGATTTGCTGAAACGAGTGGAAGCATTGGTAAAAGCGGGCGTCGATGTAGTAAGCCTCGACACTGCCCACGGACATTCCAAAGGGGTTATCGACGCACTGAAATCCATCAAAGCGCAATTCCCCAAACTGGATGTGATCGCAGGGAACGTTGCAACCGGAGATGCGGCAAAAGCATTGGCGGAGGCCGGTGCGGACGCGGTGAAAGTTGGTGTTGGCCCGGGCAGCATCTGTACTACCCGTATCATCGCGGGTATCGGCGTTCCTCAACTGACCGCGGTCATGTGGGCTGCCGATGCATTGAAAGGTACCGGCGTTCCCGTTATTGCCGACGGCGGTATCCGCTTTTCGGGTGATATGACCAAGGCTTTGGCGGGTGGCGCAAGCACGATCATGATCGGTTCGATGCTTGCCGGCAGCGATGAAGCTCCTGGTGAAATCGTGATTTATGAAGGCCGGAAATTCAAGGCTTATCGTGGAATGGGGTCGGTCGAAGCGATGGAGGATGGTTCAAAAGACCGCTACTTCCAGGATGCCGAGGACGATGTGAAGAAACTTGTTCCGGAAGGTATCGTGGGCCGTGTGCCGTTCAAGGGTAAGGTTTCCGAAATCATTTACCAAATGGTAGGTGGTTTGAAGGCGGGCATGGGCTATTGCGGAGCGGGGGATATCGAAGCGCTGCAAAAGGCGCAATTCGTGAAAATTACCTCAGCCGGTGTAAAAGAAAGCCACCCGCACGATATCATGATCCAGAAAGAGGCCCCGAATTATTCGAGATCTTGA
- a CDS encoding transporter associated domain-containing protein produces MKETEDSDDPLARTRTGIRFPRESTQTTLAGVIIPVDFLAPYDLILVVFLLIISLFLSGIRAAYAASGAMENPWERKAEGENHLPTRIQQLALSLVQRGITLFALLLAARLAWLQMQSGNAEAVRWSVLAFLVLWIWLDAMVRYNAARNAQDIIPKLSGLTQFLIRICKPLTQPVMKLGYSFGVLTPEGAEITTEMLEAKAESEEETDLLRGLANFRQTNARKAMQARVQITAFDIELDFHELMDRINKSGYSRVPVYRDNLDHVEGILNVKDLLPHIHLDEHFNWQKLLRPVYFIPESKRLDDLMKDFQNRRVHMAIVVDEYGGTSGLITLEDIIEEIFGDINDEYDEDEEVNYTQVDEHTYVFEGKVLINDLCRILSLETDYFDEVRGNSESLAGLLLELFSRLPRTGEIAMHRDVTFKVQSADKKRIKKVRVLVS; encoded by the coding sequence GTGAAAGAAACAGAAGACAGTGACGACCCGCTTGCCCGAACGCGTACGGGGATCCGTTTTCCCCGGGAAAGTACGCAAACCACTCTGGCAGGGGTTATCATACCCGTTGATTTCCTGGCTCCTTACGACCTTATTCTTGTTGTTTTTCTTCTGATCATCTCCTTGTTCCTGTCGGGAATCCGCGCGGCGTATGCGGCTTCCGGTGCTATGGAAAATCCGTGGGAACGGAAAGCGGAAGGCGAAAATCACTTACCGACACGTATCCAGCAGTTAGCGCTTTCACTGGTACAACGCGGTATCACATTGTTTGCATTGTTGCTCGCTGCCCGCCTGGCGTGGCTTCAAATGCAATCGGGGAATGCCGAAGCGGTTCGCTGGTCGGTACTGGCATTCCTGGTCTTATGGATCTGGCTGGACGCGATGGTTCGCTACAATGCCGCACGCAATGCACAGGATATTATTCCAAAACTTTCCGGCCTGACCCAGTTCCTGATCAGGATATGCAAGCCACTGACGCAACCGGTCATGAAACTTGGCTATTCTTTCGGCGTGTTGACGCCCGAAGGTGCGGAAATCACGACCGAAATGCTGGAAGCCAAAGCCGAGAGCGAGGAGGAAACGGATCTTTTGCGCGGCCTTGCCAATTTCCGGCAAACCAATGCCCGCAAGGCAATGCAGGCGAGGGTCCAGATTACCGCGTTTGATATCGAACTCGACTTTCACGAATTAATGGACCGTATCAATAAATCGGGTTACTCGCGGGTGCCGGTTTATCGCGACAACCTGGATCATGTCGAGGGGATTTTGAATGTCAAGGATCTACTGCCTCACATTCACCTGGACGAGCATTTTAACTGGCAAAAATTGCTGCGGCCGGTCTATTTCATTCCCGAAAGCAAGCGCCTCGACGATTTGATGAAAGATTTTCAAAACCGGCGCGTGCATATGGCGATCGTTGTCGACGAATATGGCGGAACGAGCGGGTTGATCACGCTGGAAGACATTATCGAGGAAATTTTCGGGGACATCAACGATGAGTACGACGAAGACGAGGAGGTCAATTATACACAGGTTGACGAGCATACTTATGTATTCGAAGGTAAAGTGCTGATCAACGATCTTTGCCGCATTCTGAGTCTGGAAACCGATTATTTCGACGAGGTCAGGGGCAATAGCGAATCGTTGGCGGGTTTATTGCTCGAACTGTTTTCGAGGCTTCCGCGCACGGGAGAAATTGCCATGCACCGCGACGTAACGTTCAAGGTCCAGTCGGCCGACAAGAAGCGCATTAAAAAAGTACGGGTGTTGGTATCATAA
- a CDS encoding single-stranded DNA-binding protein, producing the protein MAGSVNKVILIGNLGSDPEVRYLESGSAVAKFNIATTETYTNKNGERVDNTEWHRIELWEGLAKVAEKYLKKGNQVYIEGRIRTDTWTDKEGQQRTGVTIRASSMTLLGGPSSNSGGDYNQGGNQGGYQQSGNAPRGNNAPRPSDPVPPSMAAGNGDDDDLPF; encoded by the coding sequence ATGGCAGGAAGTGTTAACAAAGTAATTCTAATCGGTAACCTGGGCAGCGATCCGGAGGTCCGGTACCTCGAAAGCGGATCAGCCGTAGCGAAGTTCAACATCGCGACGACCGAGACCTATACGAATAAAAACGGTGAGCGTGTCGATAATACCGAATGGCACCGCATCGAGCTTTGGGAAGGGCTGGCGAAAGTGGCCGAGAAATACCTTAAAAAAGGTAACCAGGTGTATATTGAAGGCCGTATCCGCACGGACACGTGGACGGACAAGGAAGGCCAGCAGCGTACCGGCGTAACCATCCGTGCCAGCAGTATGACGCTGCTTGGCGGGCCGAGCTCCAACTCGGGTGGTGACTATAACCAGGGAGGTAACCAGGGCGGCTACCAGCAATCGGGCAATGCACCGCGCGGCAACAATGCGCCGCGGCCGTCCGATCCGGTGCCGCCGTCCATGGCGGCAGGCAACGGTGACGACGACGATCTGCCGTTCTGA
- a CDS encoding Gfo/Idh/MocA family oxidoreductase, whose amino-acid sequence MQKIAMLGSGFIGRFYAESIHGQRSRDRVVAIYARREESAKKFASDYGCDFWSSNMEEVIAHPDVNMVCIALPNNIHEEAVMLCAKHKKAVVCTKPLGRNGAEALRMLKAVEEAGIFAGYLEDLCYTPKFLKSLESVKNGSLGRIIWAKSREAHPGPHSEWFWDIEQAGGGCILDLGCHCIEISRNFIGKDIKPVEVMCWADTQVKPIDAEDHAIALVKYENGAIGQFEVSWTFRGGMDLRDEVMGTEGTIWINNFLRTGFEMFTTGQNPDGTGEEYVAEKAESNTGWLFPVGDEVNDLGYNHMFTDMFNSAEKGTQPAETFYDGYIVNAVIDAAYKSAKSKLWEKVELPVWRGREGVEKPSNYVSYNETHYLIKQEVTHDGRNKLILKDKVTGKITEQDV is encoded by the coding sequence ATGCAGAAAATCGCAATGCTTGGCTCCGGCTTTATCGGACGTTTTTATGCGGAATCCATTCACGGCCAGCGCAGCCGCGACCGTGTCGTAGCCATTTACGCCCGGCGCGAAGAAAGCGCTAAAAAGTTTGCCAGCGATTACGGTTGCGACTTCTGGTCGTCGAACATGGAGGAGGTGATTGCACACCCGGACGTGAACATGGTCTGCATTGCCTTGCCGAACAATATCCACGAGGAAGCGGTAATGCTTTGTGCCAAACACAAAAAGGCCGTGGTGTGCACCAAGCCGCTTGGCCGTAACGGCGCGGAAGCGTTGCGTATGCTGAAAGCCGTGGAAGAAGCCGGGATTTTCGCAGGTTATCTGGAAGATCTTTGCTATACACCCAAGTTTCTGAAATCGCTCGAGAGTGTGAAGAACGGCTCGTTGGGCCGTATTATCTGGGCCAAGTCACGCGAGGCACACCCGGGCCCGCACAGCGAGTGGTTCTGGGATATCGAGCAGGCGGGTGGCGGCTGCATTCTGGATCTGGGTTGCCATTGCATTGAAATATCACGGAATTTTATCGGTAAGGATATTAAGCCGGTGGAAGTGATGTGCTGGGCAGACACCCAGGTAAAACCCATCGACGCCGAGGACCATGCGATTGCATTGGTTAAATATGAAAACGGCGCTATCGGGCAGTTTGAGGTGAGCTGGACGTTCCGTGGCGGAATGGATCTGCGCGACGAAGTAATGGGAACCGAGGGTACGATCTGGATCAACAATTTTTTGAGGACCGGCTTCGAAATGTTCACGACAGGCCAAAATCCGGATGGTACCGGCGAGGAATACGTGGCCGAAAAGGCCGAAAGCAATACCGGCTGGTTGTTCCCGGTGGGAGACGAAGTGAATGATTTGGGCTACAATCATATGTTTACAGATATGTTCAATTCAGCCGAAAAGGGTACGCAGCCGGCGGAGACGTTCTACGACGGTTACATCGTGAATGCGGTGATCGATGCAGCTTATAAATCGGCGAAATCGAAACTTTGGGAAAAAGTGGAGCTGCCGGTGTGGCGTGGGCGCGAGGGAGTGGAAAAACCTTCCAACTATGTTTCCTACAATGAGACGCATTATCTCATAAAGCAGGAGGTAACGCACGATGGTCGCAACAAATTGATCCTGAAAGACAAGGTTACCGGTAAGATCACCGAGCAGGACGTTTAG
- a CDS encoding phytanoyl-CoA dioxygenase family protein: protein MGSFSLNASQIADYNRDGYIVVKSLFSMEEVEKLYHTALENSVMQKNAMDLNDQSGKKTKLSLWFTPGDDVFGYLIRSERMVNSVWQLLQNDSQVCHFHTKLMQKEPKVGGAWEWHQDYGYWYKNQFIFPDQLISVMIALTPANKENGCLQVIKGSHKMGRVNHGFAGEQVGADMEMVNHALKTMDLVYCELEPGDALFFHSNLMHRSEANLSAHPRWSLISCYNSQSNIAYAETSTSWRVPVSIVPDHALLEWNAQSFENADFLKKENDPALKPTGWENEVKTS from the coding sequence ATGGGAAGTTTCAGTTTGAATGCCAGCCAGATCGCCGACTATAACCGCGACGGTTATATTGTCGTGAAGAGCCTGTTTTCGATGGAGGAAGTGGAAAAACTGTATCATACCGCATTGGAAAATTCGGTGATGCAAAAGAATGCGATGGACCTGAACGACCAGTCGGGAAAGAAGACCAAACTGTCGTTGTGGTTTACGCCCGGCGACGATGTATTCGGATACCTGATCCGCAGCGAGAGAATGGTCAATTCGGTGTGGCAACTTTTACAGAACGACAGCCAGGTTTGCCACTTTCATACCAAACTCATGCAAAAAGAACCGAAAGTAGGCGGGGCATGGGAATGGCATCAGGACTATGGATATTGGTATAAAAATCAGTTTATTTTCCCCGATCAACTGATAAGCGTAATGATCGCTTTGACGCCGGCAAACAAGGAAAACGGTTGTTTGCAGGTCATCAAAGGTTCACACAAAATGGGGCGCGTCAACCATGGCTTCGCGGGCGAGCAGGTAGGCGCGGACATGGAAATGGTGAACCATGCACTGAAAACAATGGACCTGGTTTATTGTGAATTGGAGCCTGGCGACGCATTGTTTTTTCACAGCAACCTCATGCACCGTTCGGAAGCGAACCTTTCCGCGCACCCGCGCTGGTCGCTGATTTCCTGCTATAATTCTCAATCCAACATTGCCTATGCCGAGACTTCGACGTCATGGCGGGTTCCGGTTTCCATCGTGCCCGACCATGCATTGCTGGAATGGAATGCGCAATCATTCGAAAATGCGGATTTCCTCAAAAAGGAAAACGACCCGGCGCTGAAACCTACCGGCTGGGAGAATGAAGTGAAGACGTCTTAA
- a CDS encoding NUDIX domain-containing protein, with amino-acid sequence MGGSPEHRGELLKLKGLGQYTAAAIASFAFGEAVPAIDGNVYRVMARIFGIRSDMLSNEGKKEFAALAKLLVSREDPATYNQAMIEFGALQCVPASPNCVVCIFDDRCFAYRHQMQGQLPVKIKKLTIKHRFFNYFIIRQCDKLALYERRGRDIWKGLYDFHLVESKAPAITPDSLTIADPVFQKLVSKGRLTEIPKVYSHILTHQRLQVRFWWLEIPETERIDLPHGMAFYSHEEVEVLPKPILIDTVLREENYL; translated from the coding sequence ATGGGCGGTTCCCCGGAACATCGGGGGGAACTTTTGAAGCTGAAAGGGCTGGGGCAATACACCGCAGCGGCGATAGCATCATTTGCTTTCGGCGAAGCGGTGCCCGCCATCGACGGGAACGTGTACAGGGTAATGGCCCGGATTTTCGGCATCCGGTCGGATATGCTGAGCAACGAAGGGAAAAAGGAGTTCGCAGCGCTGGCGAAGCTGCTGGTATCGAGGGAGGATCCGGCGACTTATAACCAGGCAATGATCGAGTTCGGAGCACTGCAATGCGTACCGGCCTCGCCGAATTGCGTGGTTTGTATATTTGATGACCGCTGTTTTGCTTACAGACATCAAATGCAGGGGCAACTGCCTGTAAAAATCAAGAAGCTGACAATTAAACACCGTTTTTTTAACTACTTCATCATCAGGCAATGCGACAAGCTGGCATTGTACGAGCGCCGGGGCCGGGACATCTGGAAAGGCCTCTACGATTTTCACCTTGTCGAATCCAAAGCCCCGGCCATAACCCCTGACTCTCTGACGATCGCCGACCCCGTTTTCCAAAAGCTCGTTTCAAAAGGCCGTCTAACCGAAATCCCGAAAGTTTATTCCCACATCCTCACCCACCAGCGGCTGCAGGTGCGATTCTGGTGGCTGGAAATTCCTGAAACCGAAAGGATAGATTTGCCCCACGGAATGGCTTTTTACAGTCATGAGGAAGTAGAAGTGCTTCCGAAGCCGATCCTGATCGATACGGTACTGCGGGAAGAAAATTACCTCTGA
- a CDS encoding HU family DNA-binding protein, whose amino-acid sequence MTKADVIAQISEKTGVDKGDVQQTLESFFTVVKDSLSDGENLYVRGFGSFINKKRARKVARNISKGTSMIIDEHFVPSFKPAKVFVEQVKESDKLKAVAEK is encoded by the coding sequence GTGACTAAGGCAGACGTAATCGCACAGATTTCTGAGAAAACAGGCGTAGACAAGGGCGACGTTCAGCAAACGCTAGAATCGTTTTTTACCGTGGTAAAGGACTCACTTTCTGATGGTGAGAACCTTTATGTAAGAGGTTTCGGTAGTTTCATCAACAAAAAACGTGCGCGCAAAGTAGCCCGCAATATTTCGAAGGGAACTTCCATGATTATTGACGAGCACTTTGTACCAAGCTTCAAGCCTGCAAAAGTTTTTGTTGAGCAGGTAAAAGAAAGTGACAAACTGAAAGCCGTCGCTGAAAAGTAA
- a CDS encoding tetratricopeptide repeat protein codes for MRSFQKFDSAAFYAEKVALLSPAIENLMRAGDRYYEAYGFAVDEQKSKNLGIKTREYYQKVIDQNPGLLTAKANMAMTYVNTENPMQGILMLREVIDADPTNELALFNLGILSMRSNQYSKAADRFRQILANNPANTKAKFYLGVSLVELGDKEQASKVLSEVKKEEKDPAIQQAIGELEGRLGN; via the coding sequence TTGCGAAGCTTCCAGAAATTTGACAGCGCTGCATTTTATGCCGAAAAAGTTGCCCTGCTGTCCCCGGCAATCGAAAACCTCATGCGTGCGGGCGACCGCTACTATGAGGCCTACGGATTCGCGGTGGACGAGCAGAAGTCGAAGAACCTCGGTATCAAAACCCGCGAATATTATCAAAAAGTTATTGACCAGAATCCCGGACTGTTGACTGCAAAAGCCAACATGGCGATGACGTACGTGAACACGGAAAACCCGATGCAGGGAATCCTGATGTTACGCGAGGTGATCGACGCGGATCCGACCAACGAATTGGCATTGTTCAATCTGGGGATCCTGTCCATGAGATCTAACCAATATTCAAAAGCCGCTGACAGGTTCAGACAGATTTTAGCCAACAACCCGGCCAACACGAAAGCCAAGTTCTACCTCGGCGTTTCACTGGTCGAGTTGGGCGACAAGGAACAAGCGAGCAAAGTTCTGTCGGAGGTTAAAAAAGAGGAGAAAGACCCGGCTATCCAGCAAGCCATCGGCGAGTTGGAAGGTCGTCTGGGCAACTGA
- a CDS encoding Rne/Rng family ribonuclease, with product MSNELLINSTQKGERIALLQDKRLLEYHVETPDQSFTVGDIYLGTVRKLVAGLNAAFVDVGFEKDAFLHYLDLGPNINSLNKLTKDVIAKRTHTGNLKNFKMEPEIEKLGKIDKVLSKNQPILVQIVKEPISTKGPRLSCDISIAGRYIVLVPFSNSVNLSKKITDKQERNRLQRLMSSIKPQNFGVIIRTVAMGKDVEELNKDLQDCLDKWENGIKALKDAKPRDRVIGEMNRASSIIRDMLNESFDSITVDSKDVYDDIKAYIHNIAPEKENILRLHNGKNKLFEQFGLEKQIKSLFGRSVSLPNGGYLIIEHTEALHVIDVNSGNKSNSEEDQEATALSVNLEAAKEIARQLRLRDMGGIIVVDFIDMKKAENKRTLFDVMRDEMKGDRSKYTVLPLSKFGLLQITRQRVRPEMNIVTRETCPTCGGTGTIQASILVSDVIANNLDYILTKQNERGITISLHPFLHSYFTKGLISEQVKWFFHYKTWVKLIKDSSLGVVDFKFHNRYGEEIEIVPVN from the coding sequence TTGAGTAACGAATTATTAATCAATTCTACTCAAAAGGGAGAGCGTATAGCCCTTTTGCAGGATAAACGTCTTTTAGAATATCACGTAGAAACACCGGATCAGAGCTTTACCGTTGGTGACATTTACCTTGGTACTGTTCGGAAACTGGTGGCAGGGCTCAATGCTGCCTTTGTAGACGTTGGTTTTGAGAAAGATGCGTTTCTGCATTACCTCGATCTGGGGCCTAATATCAACTCGCTTAACAAGCTCACCAAGGACGTTATCGCCAAACGCACGCATACCGGCAACCTGAAAAATTTCAAGATGGAGCCGGAGATCGAAAAGCTTGGTAAGATCGACAAGGTCCTGTCCAAAAATCAGCCTATTCTGGTCCAGATCGTCAAGGAGCCTATTTCCACCAAAGGACCAAGGCTTTCGTGCGATATTTCGATCGCCGGACGGTACATTGTTTTAGTACCATTCTCCAATTCGGTAAACCTTTCGAAGAAAATCACCGACAAGCAGGAACGCAACCGTTTGCAACGGCTGATGTCTTCCATCAAACCCCAGAACTTCGGGGTGATCATCCGTACCGTAGCAATGGGCAAGGATGTGGAAGAGCTCAACAAGGATTTGCAGGATTGTCTCGACAAATGGGAGAATGGTATCAAGGCACTGAAAGACGCCAAGCCTCGCGACCGCGTGATCGGCGAAATGAACCGTGCCTCATCGATCATCCGCGATATGCTCAACGAATCGTTCGATAGCATTACCGTCGATTCGAAGGATGTTTATGATGATATCAAGGCTTACATTCACAACATCGCGCCGGAGAAGGAAAATATTCTCCGCTTGCACAACGGCAAAAACAAGCTGTTCGAGCAATTCGGACTGGAAAAACAAATCAAATCACTGTTCGGGCGCTCGGTAAGCCTGCCTAACGGCGGTTACCTGATCATCGAACATACGGAAGCTTTGCACGTTATCGACGTCAACAGCGGTAATAAATCCAACTCGGAAGAGGACCAGGAAGCTACTGCGCTGAGCGTCAACCTTGAAGCCGCGAAGGAAATTGCCCGTCAGCTGCGTCTGCGCGATATGGGCGGTATCATCGTCGTCGACTTTATCGACATGAAGAAGGCGGAGAACAAGCGTACGCTGTTCGACGTCATGCGCGACGAAATGAAGGGCGACCGGTCGAAATACACCGTGCTCCCACTTTCAAAATTCGGCTTGCTGCAAATCACGCGTCAACGTGTAAGGCCGGAAATGAACATCGTTACCCGCGAAACCTGCCCAACCTGCGGCGGTACGGGCACGATCCAGGCGAGCATCCTTGTATCCGACGTGATCGCCAACAATCTCGACTACATTCTCACCAAGCAGAACGAGCGCGGCATCACCATTTCGCTCCATCCGTTCCTGCATTCGTATTTCACCAAAGGACTGATTTCCGAGCAGGTGAAATGGTTCTTCCATTACAAAACCTGGGTAAAACTCATCAAAGATTCGTCATTGGGTGTGGTGGATTTCAAGTTCCATAACCGGTATGGAGAGGAAATCGAGATTGTGCCAGTGAATTAA
- a CDS encoding enoyl-CoA hydratase-related protein encodes MRFYSEEDIQTFDNVRFLHIKTAKTGHLFTITLARPEKRNAFTPTMAEEIIYALAYAHYQTDIRCVVLKAEGPVFCAGADLNAFHDRSANTVNELLPRIHEEARIGDAFNELLKPCIAQVEGAVLAGGFLFICGCTFVFSVPEATFSLPEVKRGIWPMQVMASLLPIMSQRKILEMSITGKAYSGQEALEMGLVTHLADRGAIEREVNALAAHICNSAPLSIQCGMRGLQKIQNLPQSEQHAFLKSELDKLLQTEDAKEGALAFKEKREPIWKGK; translated from the coding sequence ATGCGATTCTACTCCGAAGAAGATATTCAGACTTTCGATAACGTCCGGTTTTTGCACATCAAAACTGCAAAGACCGGACATCTTTTTACCATCACACTGGCCCGGCCGGAGAAGCGCAATGCATTCACTCCGACGATGGCGGAAGAAATCATTTATGCATTGGCCTACGCGCATTATCAAACGGATATCCGGTGCGTGGTACTGAAAGCCGAAGGGCCGGTGTTTTGTGCCGGGGCGGATTTGAATGCATTTCATGATCGGTCTGCGAACACTGTGAATGAGTTATTGCCACGAATACACGAAGAGGCACGAATAGGGGATGCATTCAACGAGTTGTTGAAACCTTGCATTGCACAGGTGGAAGGAGCGGTGCTGGCTGGGGGCTTTCTCTTCATTTGCGGCTGCACGTTCGTTTTCAGTGTGCCGGAGGCCACTTTCAGCTTGCCGGAGGTAAAGCGGGGTATCTGGCCGATGCAGGTAATGGCCTCGCTTTTGCCGATTATGTCTCAAAGAAAAATCCTCGAAATGTCCATCACCGGTAAAGCATATTCAGGTCAGGAGGCGCTGGAAATGGGCCTAGTTACGCATTTGGCAGATAGAGGAGCGATTGAACGGGAAGTGAATGCATTGGCTGCCCACATTTGTAACAGCGCTCCATTGTCCATACAATGCGGAATGCGTGGTTTGCAAAAAATACAGAATCTGCCTCAAAGCGAGCAACATGCGTTTTTAAAAAGCGAGCTGGACAAGCTACTTCAAACAGAAGACGCCAAAGAGGGCGCATTAGCCTTCAAAGAAAAGCGGGAACCCATCTGGAAAGGAAAGTAG
- a CDS encoding M20 family metallo-hydrolase, with amino-acid sequence MVNTLENLQTLSGEAIALLKNLIETPSFSKEEENTAKILAGFFTKKNIPFYTKKNNLWAYNKHFDASKPTMLLNSHHDTVKPNKSWTLDPFKAIEQDGRLYGLGSNDAGGCLVSLIATFCHFYDREDLTYNIAIAATAEEEISGKEGLEIVAPELPEIAFAIVGEPTEMHLAVAEKGLLVLDCTAKGVSGHAAREEGDNAIYKALKDIRWITEHKFPKVSPTLGPIKMSVTIINAGTQHNVVPDACTFTIDVRVTDQYTLEEVIAEIKANIQSEVVPRSIRLRPSSIPMDHPIVLEGLKLGRNAYGSPTTSDQALLDCPSLKMGPGHSARSHSADEFIYLHEIEEGIAQYIKMVEGVVTR; translated from the coding sequence ATGGTAAACACTTTGGAGAATCTACAAACGCTATCCGGCGAGGCCATCGCGCTTTTAAAGAACCTCATCGAAACGCCGTCTTTCAGTAAGGAAGAGGAGAACACAGCCAAAATTCTGGCGGGTTTCTTTACTAAAAAGAACATTCCTTTTTATACTAAAAAGAACAACCTCTGGGCTTACAACAAGCATTTCGATGCGAGTAAACCCACGATGCTGCTCAACTCGCACCACGACACTGTCAAGCCTAACAAATCATGGACGCTCGACCCGTTCAAGGCTATTGAGCAGGATGGGAGGTTGTACGGTTTAGGAAGTAATGATGCGGGTGGTTGCCTGGTATCGCTGATTGCTACATTCTGCCATTTCTACGACCGGGAAGACCTTACCTATAATATTGCCATCGCCGCAACGGCTGAGGAAGAGATTTCGGGCAAAGAAGGCCTCGAAATCGTTGCCCCTGAACTGCCGGAAATTGCATTCGCGATTGTGGGAGAGCCTACGGAAATGCATCTGGCGGTTGCCGAAAAAGGCTTGCTCGTGCTGGATTGTACCGCGAAGGGCGTCTCCGGTCATGCTGCGCGTGAAGAAGGCGATAATGCGATTTACAAGGCGTTAAAGGACATTCGGTGGATTACGGAACACAAATTCCCTAAAGTATCCCCAACGCTGGGCCCTATTAAAATGTCGGTGACGATCATCAATGCGGGCACGCAGCATAACGTGGTACCCGACGCCTGCACATTCACGATCGACGTGCGCGTGACGGATCAGTATACGCTGGAAGAGGTTATTGCGGAAATTAAGGCCAATATCCAGTCGGAAGTAGTGCCGCGCTCGATTCGTTTGCGGCCTTCCAGCATCCCAATGGATCATCCGATTGTGCTTGAAGGATTGAAATTGGGCCGTAATGCATATGGTTCCCCCACGACTTCGGACCAGGCTTTGCTGGATTGCCCCTCGCTGAAAATGGGTCCCGGCCATTCCGCCCGCTCACATAGTGCGGATGAATTTATCTACCTGCACGAAATCGAAGAAGGCATCGCGCAGTATATTAAAATGGTGGAGGGTGTGGTAACCCGATAA